CATTTCCCGCCCACCGCAGTTTCGATACAGCCAATGGCCGCATAATCGAAGGCATCTTCCCGGCTGACACCCAGTTTAATAAACGCATCAATTACAATTTCATCATTATTAAACGCGGGCATACCAAAGCCGCAGCGGATCACCTGCACGCAGGCGGCGAGGAAATCATCCCCCATCCCCGCATGGTAGCGGACACTTAAATTGGGCTGGGTAGAGCGCAGGCGGCCGCAGGACTCAAGAATCGCCCAGGATAACGGGTTAACCGCATCGACCGGAACACCGTTACGCAGGGTCTGGCCGCCGATGGTCACGTTCTGGTACAGGGGGCTACCGGCAGAGGCTTTGGAATGGGAGCCGGAGCGGATTTTATTGACCTCCAGCAGCTTCAGCCAGCAGCTTTCCAGCAGCTCAATGGCCTGCTCCCGGGTCAGGGTCGCCTCCAGCTCAACATCGCGGCGATACCAGGGGTAGAGATACTGATCCAGCCGCCCAAAGGAGACCGAGTGCCCGTTAGATTCTATCTGGAGCGTCAGCTGCACGAAGTAACAGAGCTGCAGCGCCTGCCAGAAGGTTTGCGGGGGCTGGTGGGCAATCTGTTCACAGTTGGCGGCAATGGTCAGCAGCTCTGCGCGGCGGGTTTCCCGGGGCTCCCGGGCGGCCATCTGCCGGGCCAGGGCCCCGTAGCGCAGAATATGCCCGCTCAGGGCGTTAAGGGTGATATCAATGGCGTTCAGAAACTGCGCCTTGTGGAGATCGCCCTGGTCAGTCAGCTGTAGCCGCGACTGGCGTTCGGCCACTTTTTCCCGCAGACCGGCAAGCCCCTTTTCCAGTAACAGGGGGAAGTTCACCGCCAGGTGTGCATCCCCGGAGGTCATATTGCCTTCGGCTTTGATTATCCCGCTGGCCAGCAGCGATTTTTGCTCTTCGGTAAACATGCCGTAGCAGCGGTCCTGCACGGTTTGCCCGCGCCACCAGGGGCAAATCTGGTGGATCACGGCTTTATCCTGCTCGGTGACGGAAAACCCCGCCCCGGGGCGATCGCCCAGCTCGTCAATTTCGTGCTCGATCCAGCTGACCGTATACTCAGGAAACAGCGGCGCGCCGCGCACATGGCTTGCCTGGTTACCCACGATAAGCTCGTCGTGCTTGATCCAGATAGTGCGCGCGGCCAGGTGGTGGGCCAGCGCCAGGGCCCGGCGCACCGGCAGAGGCTTATCCTGGTGGGCCTGGTATATTTCCGTGTAATGCCGCGCCCGCTCAGTACACACCGGCGGTTTAACAATATGGATAAGCGCCTGCTTATGGGCACTTATCCGTGGGCTGAGGTAGTCCAGGTTCAGTTCAGTCATCGTGTTATCCTCTAATCCAGGCGGTCATGCCTTTCTGGTCAGCATACTGGCAGGCAAAATCCAGCAGTGCCGGGGCGTCCAGTGGGGTCGTGGGGGCCAGGTAGGGCTGGCCGAGCATCTGATATTTACCGATGCCCAGGGTGTGGTAAGGCAGAAAATGAATCTCTTTTGCGCCCAGGGTATCGGCGGCAAAGTCAGTTATCTGGCGGATGGCATCGGGGCTGGCGTTAAACTGGTCAATCAGCGGCACCCGGATCACCAGCGGAATATTCCGTGCCGCCAGGCGGCGAAAGTTATCCATCACCCGCTGTGCGCTGCCGCCGGTCCACTGCTTCATGGCCCGGGGATCAACATGCTTCAGATCCGCCAGCAGCAGATCCAGGTTATCCAGCGACGGGGCAATATATTTCCAGGGAACGTGCAGGCAGCTCTCTGCGGCGGTGTGGATCCCGGCGGCTTTGCTGCGCGCCAGGATCTCTGCCGCAAGTGCGGGCTGCATAAAGGGCTCACCGCCGGATAAGGTGACACCGCCGCCGCTGCGGTCATAGAAGGGCTTGTCGCGCAGCACCGCGGCCATAATGTCATCAACCGGGCGCGGCTCGCCGCAAACCACCAGTGCACCGGTCGGGCAGCATGTCTGTAAATTATCAAGATCCCGCTCACTCAGCGCCGCCCGGTGGATAACCGGCAGCGGGCCATCCCGGCGGATGGCGTGGGGGCAGGTGTCGGCACAAAGCCGGCAGCCCTCAAGGCACAGGCGCGCGTCAAACAGCACGTCGCGGCCCGGGTTGCGGCTTTCCGGGTTCTGGCACCAGCGGCAGGCCAGCGGGCAGCCTTTTAAAAAGACCACCGTGCGGATCCCCGGACCATCATGTGTTGAGTAGCGTTGCAGGTTGAACAGCATCTGGCCTCCGGGTGGTGTGTTTCTTTTGAAGATTAAATAACTTTCGAATGAAAGTTTTATTGACCTTAATCAACGGTCAGCACCGGGGCGTGGCTATGATAACCACACTGTGATCGTCACCATGAGGAAGAGAACGATGGAGCTCTATTTAGATACGGCCGATGTTGCCGCTGTAAAACAGTACGCGCGGATCCTTCCGCTACACGGGGTGACGACCAACCCGTCGATTGTGGCGCAGTCCGGGGTGCCCCTGTGGGACCTGCTGCCCGCACTGCTGGAGGCGCTGGGCGGATCCGGGCGGCTATTTGCCCAGGTGCTGGCTACCCGGGCCGGGGAGATGGTCAGTGAAGGCCAGCGCCTGGCGGAGCGGGTGCCGGGGCTGGTGGTCAAGGTGCCGGTCACCGCCGAAGGGCTGGTGGCTATCCGGCAGTTACGCGCGCTGGATATTCCGGTGCTGGGGACGGCGGTATATGGCGCGGCCCAGGGGTTACTGGCGGCGCTGGCCGGGGCCGGTTACGTGGCGCCTTATGTGAACCGCCTGGATGCCCAGGGCGGGGATGGCATCGCCCTGGTGAGCGATTTGCAACAACTGCTGACCCTGCACGCCCCCCGGACCCGGGTGCTGGCGGCCAGTTTTCGCACCCCCCACCAGGTGTTGTCGTGCTTATTAGCCGGGTGTGAGTCCGTAACGCTGCCGCTGGATGTCGCCGGGCAGTTACTGAACACCCCGGCGGTGTGTGCTGCGGTTGAGAAGTTCACGGCCGACTGGCAGGGGGCCTTTGGCCGCACCACGCTGTAGGGAAGGTCAGATCTCCCAGGGGGAGGGGGTGTTGCCCGGGGTATTTTGCCCGGGCTCATGGCTGAGCGCCTGTAATTCGGCTTTCAGGATCTCAAGATTATTAATGGCAGAGGCGTAATCCCCGGCAACCAGAATATCCAGCACGGTATCAATCCGCTGTGTCAGTTGGGTAAGATTAATATCGGTCATTACTGTTAGTGGCTCCTGTTGGTCATTATGACCTGATAATGCAGGAATCTGGCGTAAAAGAGAATCACCTTGCCGCACGCTTTTACGCCATCATCGGCAGGGGGGACGGGCGGCTTTTCCCCCGGCGGGTATTGTCTTCAAGCCAGCGCTCCAGATCCTCTGCGGGCATCGGCCGGGCGAATAAAAACCCCTGGCGCTGCTCAATCCCGCAGGCGGTAATAAAGTTATCCTCTTCGGGGGTTTCGACACCTTCGGCAATAATTTCCATCTCCAGCACGTGCGCCATCGCCACAATTGCCTGTACCAGCGACTGGGTAGACGGGTAGCGATGCACATCCCGGACAAAACTTTTATCCAGCTTGACTGCGTTAATCGGGAAGTGAACCAGCTGAGACAGGGAGGAATAACCGGTGCCGAAGTCATCAAGGTGGATCCTGGCCCCGAGGTGGCGAAAGGCGCGGATCATGGTGCGGGCCTGGTGTTGATCCGGCGCCAGGCAGCTTTCTGTCAGCTCAATATCCAGCGGGCTGCGGCTGAAGTTCAGCTGGCGCAACCGGGCCTTGTGGGCCAGAAACAGCTCGCCGTCGCACAGCTGCAAGGGGGAGAGGTTAACC
This Shimwellia blattae DSM 4481 = NBRC 105725 DNA region includes the following protein-coding sequences:
- a CDS encoding formate C-acetyltransferase/glycerol dehydratase family glycyl radical enzyme, with the protein product MTELNLDYLSPRISAHKQALIHIVKPPVCTERARHYTEIYQAHQDKPLPVRRALALAHHLAARTIWIKHDELIVGNQASHVRGAPLFPEYTVSWIEHEIDELGDRPGAGFSVTEQDKAVIHQICPWWRGQTVQDRCYGMFTEEQKSLLASGIIKAEGNMTSGDAHLAVNFPLLLEKGLAGLREKVAERQSRLQLTDQGDLHKAQFLNAIDITLNALSGHILRYGALARQMAAREPRETRRAELLTIAANCEQIAHQPPQTFWQALQLCYFVQLTLQIESNGHSVSFGRLDQYLYPWYRRDVELEATLTREQAIELLESCWLKLLEVNKIRSGSHSKASAGSPLYQNVTIGGQTLRNGVPVDAVNPLSWAILESCGRLRSTQPNLSVRYHAGMGDDFLAACVQVIRCGFGMPAFNNDEIVIDAFIKLGVSREDAFDYAAIGCIETAVGGKWGYRCTGMSFINVARVMLAALEGGRDATTGNVFLPQAQALSAGNFGHFDEVLAAWDRQIRYYTRKSIEIECVVDTVLEENAHDILCSALVDDCIERGKSIKQGGAKYDWVSGLQVGIANLGNSLAAVRKLVFDQGLITQQDLAAALAGDFDGLPGEQLRQRLINGAPKYGNDDDDVDLLLSRAYQSYIDELTRYHNTRYGRGPLGGTYYAGTSSISANVPFGAATMATPDGRKAHTPLAEGASPASGTDRLGPTAVINSVGKLPTERILGGVLLNQKLNPDTLENPRDKAKLMAMLRTFFEAHRGWHVQYNIVSRETLLAAQRHPDQYRDLVVRVAGYSAFFTALSPDAQNDIIARTEHTL
- a CDS encoding glycyl-radical enzyme activating protein: MLFNLQRYSTHDGPGIRTVVFLKGCPLACRWCQNPESRNPGRDVLFDARLCLEGCRLCADTCPHAIRRDGPLPVIHRAALSERDLDNLQTCCPTGALVVCGEPRPVDDIMAAVLRDKPFYDRSGGGVTLSGGEPFMQPALAAEILARSKAAGIHTAAESCLHVPWKYIAPSLDNLDLLLADLKHVDPRAMKQWTGGSAQRVMDNFRRLAARNIPLVIRVPLIDQFNASPDAIRQITDFAADTLGAKEIHFLPYHTLGIGKYQMLGQPYLAPTTPLDAPALLDFACQYADQKGMTAWIRG
- the fsa gene encoding fructose-6-phosphate aldolase; this encodes MELYLDTADVAAVKQYARILPLHGVTTNPSIVAQSGVPLWDLLPALLEALGGSGRLFAQVLATRAGEMVSEGQRLAERVPGLVVKVPVTAEGLVAIRQLRALDIPVLGTAVYGAAQGLLAALAGAGYVAPYVNRLDAQGGDGIALVSDLQQLLTLHAPRTRVLAASFRTPHQVLSCLLAGCESVTLPLDVAGQLLNTPAVCAAVEKFTADWQGAFGRTTL